The Halorussus gelatinilyticus genome contains the following window.
AACGATATTATCGGCGAAGGGCTTGCGGACTACGTCGCCCGACTGTACAACCAGACGATGCTACAGATCACACTCCGGTTGGTAGACACTATTATTATCACTCAACCAGATTACTGCGACGATTCACCGCATCTCCGTCCGTATCAGAATAAAATTGAAGTTGTCCACAACGGGGTTGATGTCAATCGTTTTCGACCTGTCACTATTGATGATGCCGAGCGTAGTCGGTTAGGATTTGATACGGATCGACCGAACGTGTTCTTCCTCAGCGTTCTTGATGGGCATCACGGCTACAAAGGATTGGATGTCTTGCTAAGGGCGTTTTCGCTTCTGGCCGACCGAAGTGAGACTGTTCCGCACCTGCTTGTCGGTGGCGGCGGGGAGGCACGAGCCCAGTATGAACAGCAGGCCAAGGTGCTTGGCGTTGAAGACTACGTCACTTTCTTGGGATACGTTGAGGAGGATGACCTTGTTGCCTATTACTCGGAAGCGGATCTGTTTGGTCTTCCCTCGCTGTCGTCAGATCAAGAGGGATTCGGCCTGGTTCTCCTAGAGGCGCTGGCCTCCGGGACACCCGTAGTCACGACCGATGTTGTGGGGGTCTCCGATGCAGTAAGCAGCAACGATATTGGTGAGGTTGTTCCGCGTGACGACCCGGCAGAGCTGGCTACCGCAATTGACCGTTTATTGTCTTCGGGATTTGATCCTGATGATGCTCGCACACTTTGCAAGGACGAATACTCATGGCGGTCAAGCGCTGAGCAAATTGAGCATATCTATTCAGAACTCTGCCGCTGAACGACTGATTCGTATATCTCTACTGTTTCGGATGCGCACGTAGCCCAACTAAAACTGTCATACTGTTTGTATCCCTTTTCTACTATCGCTTCCCGCTTCTCCTTATCTTCCAGCATTTCGGCAATAGCTGTTGCCCACCTCT
Protein-coding sequences here:
- a CDS encoding glycosyltransferase, with the protein product MHILQTPVRFSPHIGGVETYVHDLSKNLIKLGHDVSVVCAKVNPITDHHEQMDDIDVHRLSSIGSIANTNLTPTLPIALYRQAQAADIIHTHLPTPWSADLSALVGAATGTPVVLTYHNDIIGEGLADYVARLYNQTMLQITLRLVDTIIITQPDYCDDSPHLRPYQNKIEVVHNGVDVNRFRPVTIDDAERSRLGFDTDRPNVFFLSVLDGHHGYKGLDVLLRAFSLLADRSETVPHLLVGGGGEARAQYEQQAKVLGVEDYVTFLGYVEEDDLVAYYSEADLFGLPSLSSDQEGFGLVLLEALASGTPVVTTDVVGVSDAVSSNDIGEVVPRDDPAELATAIDRLLSSGFDPDDARTLCKDEYSWRSSAEQIEHIYSELCR